A single region of the Salvia miltiorrhiza cultivar Shanhuang (shh) chromosome 8, IMPLAD_Smil_shh, whole genome shotgun sequence genome encodes:
- the LOC130997320 gene encoding calcium-transporting ATPase, endoplasmic reticulum-type: MEERIDEKPFKAWSWSVEQCLKEYRVKLEKGLSTYEAEKRREISGWNELQKEKGKPLWRLVLEQFDDMLVKILLLAAFISFVLAFLQGNDDGDSGFEAYVEPFVIVLILILNAIVGVWQEGNAEKALEALKEMQCDSGKVLRDGYLVPDLPARELVPGDIVELRVGDKVPADMRVAVLKTSTLRVEQSSLTGEAMPVLKGTNPVFLDDCELQLKENMVFAGTTVVNGSCTCIVVSTGMQTEIGQIQAQIHEASLEESDTPLKKKLDEFGNRLTSVIGIICLVVWFINYKYFLSWEVVDGWPSNFKFSFDKCTYYFKIAIALAVAAIPEGLPAVITTCLALGTRKMAQKNAIVRKLPSVETLGCTSVICSDKTGTLTTNQMAVTEFFTLGGKTTASRTLHVQGTTYDPKDGGIVDWNCYNMDANLQAVAEICAVCNDSGIFCDGRLFRATGLPTEAALKVLVEKMGVPDSEVKDKIRYSKLLSNLLIDRNTVKLACCEWWAKRSKRVATLEFDRIRKSMSVLVRKTNGSNRLLVKGAVESLLERTTYVLLADGSTFPIDETCRRMLLARLLDMTSKGLRCLGLAYKDDLGEFSEYYTEAHPAHKKLLDPSCYSSIESNLIFVGVVGIRDPPREEVDKAIEDCRGAGIKVMVITGDNKSTAEAICKEIRLFSEGEDLQGRSFTGKEFMALSSSQQIDILSKPGGKVFSRAEPRHKQDIVRMLKEMGEIVAMTGDGVNDAPALKLADIGIAMGITGTEVAKEASDMVLADDNFSTIVSAVAEGRSIYNNMKAFIRYMISSNVGEVISIFLAAALGLPECMIPVQLLWVNLVTDGPPATALGFNPADVDIMQKPPRKSSEALIDSWILFRYMVIGSYVGIATVGVFIMWYTRASFLWINLVADGHTLVELSQLRSWGECSTWSNFTASPFTVSGGGTISFSDPCDYFSAGKVKAMTLSLSVLVAIEMLNSLNALSEDNSLVRMPPWRNPWLLVAMSVSLALHCFVLYVPFMANVFGVVPLSFNEWLVVLLLSAPVILIDEFLKYVGRRRRRRLTPKLKML; this comes from the exons ATGGAAGAAAGAATTGATGAAAAGCCATTTAAGGCATGGTCATGGTCTGTAGAGCAGTGTTTGAAAGAGTACAGAGTGAAGCTAGAGAAAGGGTTGAGCACGTACGAGGccgagaagagaagagagatatCTGGATGGAATGAGCTCCAGAAAGAGAAGGGGAAGCCCCTATGGAGACTTGTTTTGGAGCAATTTGATGATATGCTTGTCAAAATCCTTCTTTTAGCTGCTTTCATTTCATTTGTTCTGGCTTTCTTGCAAGGAAATGATGACGGGGACTCAGGGTTTGAGGCGTATGTTGAACCTTTTGTCATAGTCTTGATACTAATCCTTAATGCAATAGTCGGTGTTTGGCAAGAAGGTAATGCTGAGAAGGCCCTTGAGGCGTTGAAGGAGATGCAATGTGACTCCGGGAAGGTGTTGAGAGATGGATACTTGGTGCCTGATTTGCCTGCACGCGAGCTAGTTCCTGGTGATATTGTGGAACTGCGTGTAGGGGATAAAGTGCCGGCTGACATGAGGGTGGCAGTGCTGAAAACCTCGACCTTAAGAGTTGAGCAGAGTTCTCTGACCGGGGAGGCAATGCCGGTGTTGAAGGGCACCAATCCCGTGTTCTTGGATGACTGTGAGCTGCAGTTGAAAGAGAACATGGTTTTTGCTGGGACCACAGTTGTTAATGGTAGCTGCACTTGCATAGTTGTCAGCACCGGGATGCAGACCGAGATCGGACAGATACAAGCGCAGATACACGAGGCTTCGTTGGAAGAGAGTGATACTCCTTTGAAGAAGAAGCTTGATGAGTTTGGTAATAGGCTTACTTCTGTTATTGGCATCATTTGCCTCGTTGTGTGGTTTATCAACtacaaatattttctctcttggGAGGTTGTGGATGGATGGCCTTCGAATTTCAAATTCTCTTTCGATAAATGCACTTACTATTTCAAGATAGCCATTGCCCTCGCAGTTGCTGCAATTCCTGAAGGCCTCCCTGCTGTGATCACTACGTGCTTAGCCTTAGGTACCCGAAAAATGGCTCAAAAGAATGCTATAGTGCGCAAGCTTCCTAGCGTGGAGACATTAGGCTGCACATCTGTTATTTGTTCGGATAAAACGGGGACCTTGACCACAAATCAGATGGCAGTGACAGAGTTCTTCACTTTGGGAGGTAAGACTACAGCTTCTAGAACGCTCCATGTCCAAGGCACAACTTATGACCCCAAGGATGGAGGGATAGTGGATTGGAACTGTTACAATATGGATGCCAATTTGCAAGCAGTGGCTGAGATTTGTGCAGTTTGTAATGATTCTGGAATATTTTGCGATGGTCGTTTGTTTAGAGCAACGGGACTTCCCACAGAAGCTGCTCTTAAGGTTTTGGTTGAGAAGATGGGAGTTCCTGATAGTGAGGTCAAGGACAAGATTCGTTATTCGAAGCTCTTGTCCAATCTTTTGATTGATCGCAACACGGTTAAATTAG CATGTTGTGAATGGTGGGCTAAAAGATCAAAAAGAGTTGCAACGCTAGAATTTGATCGCATCCGTAAATCGATGAGCGTTCTTGTCCGCAAGACAAATGGTAGCAATCGACTTCTTGTCAAG GGTGCCGTTGAGAGTTTGCTGGAGCGCACTACCTATGTGCTCCTTGCTGACGGTTCAACTTTCCCCATTGATGAAACCTGTAGGCGAATGTTGTTAGCAAGGCTCTTGGATATGACTTCAAAGGGTTTGAGGTGCTTAGGCTTGGCATATAAAGATGACCTCGGAGAGTTCTCAGAGTACTATACTGAGGCTCATCCAGCACACAAGAAGTTGCTCGACCCCTCGTGCTACTCCTCCATAGAAAGTAACCTAATTTTTGTAGGAGTAGTTGGTATAAGG GACCCTCCTCGAGAGGAAGTTGATAAAGCAATTGAGGATTGCAGAGGAGCTGGAATCAAGGTGATGGTGATAACTGGAGACAACAAGTCCACAGCCGAGGCCATCTGTAAGGAAATCCGGCTGTTTTCCGAAGGTGAGGATCTCCAAGGAAGGAGTTTCACCGGTAAAGAGTTCATGGCTCTTTCTTCTTCACAACAAATTGATATATTGTCAAAGCCTGGGGGCAAGGTTTTTTCTCGAGCCGAACCTAGGCATAAGCAAGATATTGTGAGGATGCTCAAAGAAATGGGGGAAATCGTTGCAATGACTGGTGATGGAGTGAATGATGCACCTGCCTTAAAACTTGCTGATATTGGAATAGCTATGGGAATCACCGGTACTGAG GTAGCGAAAGAAGCATCGGATATGGTGTTAGCGGATGACAATTTCAGCACAATTGTGTCAGCAGTTGCAGAAGGCCGTTCAATCTACAATAACATGAAAGCCTTCATCAG GTATATGATCTCGTCTAATGTAGGGGAGGTTATATCCATATTCTTGGCGGCTGCTCTCGGACTACCAGAATGTATGATACCAGTGCAGCTTCTGTGGGTGAATCTGGTGACGGATGGTCCGCCTGCAACAGCCCTCGGATTCAACCCTGCTGATGTTGATATCATGCAGAAGCCACCTAGGAAGAGCAGCGAAGCTCTCATTGACTCGTGGATCCTCTTCCGCTACATG GTGATAGGGTCCTATGTTGGCATTGCAACAGTTGGAGTGTTCATCATGTGGTACACGCGTGCTTCCTTTCTATGGATAAACCTAGTCGCGGATGGGCACACACTGGTTGAGCTATCCCAGCTGCGCAGCTGGGGAGAGTGCTCAACTTGGTCGAACTTCACTGCGTCTCCCTTCACAGTAAGTGGTGGGGGCACCATCTCGTTCTCGGACCCCTGTGACTACTTCTCTGCTGGGAAGGTGAAGGCTATGACTCTGTCATTGTCTGTGCTGGTTGCTATCGAGATGTTGAACTCTCTGAATGCGCTGTCGGAAGACAACAGCCTTGTGAGAATGCCACCGTGGAGGAATCCTTGGTTGCTGGTGGCCATGTCCGTCTCTCTTGCCCTGCACTGCTTCGTTCTGTACGTTCCTTTCATGGCGAATGTGTTTGGCGTGGTTCCGTTGAGCTTCAACGAATGGCTCGTCGTCTTGCTGCTCTCTGCACCCGTCATTCTTATAGATGAATTTCTTAAGTATGTGGGaaggaggaggagaagaagatTAACACCAAAACTAAAGATGTTATGA
- the LOC130997322 gene encoding serine/arginine-rich splicing factor RS31-like isoform X2, whose product MRPIFCGNFEYETRQSDLERLFSKYGRVERVDMKSGFAFVYFEDERDAEDAIRNLDNIPFGYDRRRLSVEWAKGERGRHRDGRAANQRPTKTLFVINFDPLRTKVHDIERHFEPYGKLLNVRIRRNFAFVQFETQDDATKALECTHLSKILDRVVSVEYALKDDDERGGMHESPRRNYGRRGDSPYRRSPSPGFRRNRPSPDYGRDRSPVYDRYNGPSYDRGKSPDYGRFRRSPVRR is encoded by the exons ATGAGGCCTATTTTTTGCGGGAACTTTGAGTACGAAACTCGGCAATCCGACTTGGAGCGGTTGTTTTCCAAGTATGGAAGAGTCGAACGCGTCGACATGAAATCTG GATTTGCTTTTGTTTACTTTGAGGATGAACGTGATGCTGAAGATGCCATCCGCAATCTTGATAATATACCATTTGGGTATGATAGGCGTAGGTTGTCAGTTGAATGGGCCAAG GGTGAACGTGGTAGGCATCGTGATGGGAGAGCTGCAAATCAGAGGCCAACTAAGACCCTTTTCGTGATAAACTTTGATCCTTTGCGTACCAAAGTCCATGACATAGAACGACACTTCGAGCCCTATGGGAAGCTTCTCAATGTTCGCATTAGGAGGAACTTTGCATTTGTGCAATTTGAGACTCAGGACGATGCAACTAAAGCTTTGGAGTGCACCCACTTGAG CAAGATACTGGATAGGGTTGTTTCTGTTGAGTATGCACTGAAGGATGATGATGAGAGGGGTGGAATGCATGAGAGCCCCAGAAGAAACTATGGAAGGCGTGGAGACAGTCCTTACCGAAGGTCGCCAAGTCCAGGGTTTCGACGGAACCGCCCAAGTCCTGATTATGGGCGTGACAGAAGCCCTGTGTATGATAGGTACAACGGCCCATCGTATGACAGGGGCAAGAGTCCTGATTATGGCAGATTCCGAAG GTCGCCTGTTCGAAGATGA
- the LOC130997322 gene encoding serine/arginine-rich splicing factor RS31-like isoform X1: MRPIFCGNFEYETRQSDLERLFSKYGRVERVDMKSGFAFVYFEDERDAEDAIRNLDNIPFGYDRRRLSVEWAKGERGRHRDGRAANQRPTKTLFVINFDPLRTKVHDIERHFEPYGKLLNVRIRRNFAFVQFETQDDATKALECTHLSKILDRVVSVEYALKDDDERGGMHESPRRNYGRRGDSPYRRSPSPGFRRNRPSPDYGRDRSPVYDRYNGPSYDRGKSPDYGRFRSRSPVRR, translated from the exons ATGAGGCCTATTTTTTGCGGGAACTTTGAGTACGAAACTCGGCAATCCGACTTGGAGCGGTTGTTTTCCAAGTATGGAAGAGTCGAACGCGTCGACATGAAATCTG GATTTGCTTTTGTTTACTTTGAGGATGAACGTGATGCTGAAGATGCCATCCGCAATCTTGATAATATACCATTTGGGTATGATAGGCGTAGGTTGTCAGTTGAATGGGCCAAG GGTGAACGTGGTAGGCATCGTGATGGGAGAGCTGCAAATCAGAGGCCAACTAAGACCCTTTTCGTGATAAACTTTGATCCTTTGCGTACCAAAGTCCATGACATAGAACGACACTTCGAGCCCTATGGGAAGCTTCTCAATGTTCGCATTAGGAGGAACTTTGCATTTGTGCAATTTGAGACTCAGGACGATGCAACTAAAGCTTTGGAGTGCACCCACTTGAG CAAGATACTGGATAGGGTTGTTTCTGTTGAGTATGCACTGAAGGATGATGATGAGAGGGGTGGAATGCATGAGAGCCCCAGAAGAAACTATGGAAGGCGTGGAGACAGTCCTTACCGAAGGTCGCCAAGTCCAGGGTTTCGACGGAACCGCCCAAGTCCTGATTATGGGCGTGACAGAAGCCCTGTGTATGATAGGTACAACGGCCCATCGTATGACAGGGGCAAGAGTCCTGATTATGGCAGATTCCGAAG CAGGTCGCCTGTTCGAAGATGA
- the LOC130997322 gene encoding serine/arginine-rich splicing factor RS31-like isoform X3, translated as MQGLYILAFLRTFACWQVVSPSGFAFVYFEDERDAEDAIRNLDNIPFGYDRRRLSVEWAKGERGRHRDGRAANQRPTKTLFVINFDPLRTKVHDIERHFEPYGKLLNVRIRRNFAFVQFETQDDATKALECTHLSKILDRVVSVEYALKDDDERGGMHESPRRNYGRRGDSPYRRSPSPGFRRNRPSPDYGRDRSPVYDRYNGPSYDRGKSPDYGRFRSRSPVRR; from the exons ATGCAAGGCCTCTACATCCTTGCTTTCCTCAGAACCTTCGCATGTTGGCAG GTTGTTTCACCTTCAGGATTTGCTTTTGTTTACTTTGAGGATGAACGTGATGCTGAAGATGCCATCCGCAATCTTGATAATATACCATTTGGGTATGATAGGCGTAGGTTGTCAGTTGAATGGGCCAAG GGTGAACGTGGTAGGCATCGTGATGGGAGAGCTGCAAATCAGAGGCCAACTAAGACCCTTTTCGTGATAAACTTTGATCCTTTGCGTACCAAAGTCCATGACATAGAACGACACTTCGAGCCCTATGGGAAGCTTCTCAATGTTCGCATTAGGAGGAACTTTGCATTTGTGCAATTTGAGACTCAGGACGATGCAACTAAAGCTTTGGAGTGCACCCACTTGAG CAAGATACTGGATAGGGTTGTTTCTGTTGAGTATGCACTGAAGGATGATGATGAGAGGGGTGGAATGCATGAGAGCCCCAGAAGAAACTATGGAAGGCGTGGAGACAGTCCTTACCGAAGGTCGCCAAGTCCAGGGTTTCGACGGAACCGCCCAAGTCCTGATTATGGGCGTGACAGAAGCCCTGTGTATGATAGGTACAACGGCCCATCGTATGACAGGGGCAAGAGTCCTGATTATGGCAGATTCCGAAG CAGGTCGCCTGTTCGAAGATGA
- the LOC130997322 gene encoding serine/arginine-rich splicing factor RS31-like isoform X4, translated as MLAGFAFVYFEDERDAEDAIRNLDNIPFGYDRRRLSVEWAKGERGRHRDGRAANQRPTKTLFVINFDPLRTKVHDIERHFEPYGKLLNVRIRRNFAFVQFETQDDATKALECTHLSKILDRVVSVEYALKDDDERGGMHESPRRNYGRRGDSPYRRSPSPGFRRNRPSPDYGRDRSPVYDRYNGPSYDRGKSPDYGRFRSRSPVRR; from the exons ATGTTGGCAG GATTTGCTTTTGTTTACTTTGAGGATGAACGTGATGCTGAAGATGCCATCCGCAATCTTGATAATATACCATTTGGGTATGATAGGCGTAGGTTGTCAGTTGAATGGGCCAAG GGTGAACGTGGTAGGCATCGTGATGGGAGAGCTGCAAATCAGAGGCCAACTAAGACCCTTTTCGTGATAAACTTTGATCCTTTGCGTACCAAAGTCCATGACATAGAACGACACTTCGAGCCCTATGGGAAGCTTCTCAATGTTCGCATTAGGAGGAACTTTGCATTTGTGCAATTTGAGACTCAGGACGATGCAACTAAAGCTTTGGAGTGCACCCACTTGAG CAAGATACTGGATAGGGTTGTTTCTGTTGAGTATGCACTGAAGGATGATGATGAGAGGGGTGGAATGCATGAGAGCCCCAGAAGAAACTATGGAAGGCGTGGAGACAGTCCTTACCGAAGGTCGCCAAGTCCAGGGTTTCGACGGAACCGCCCAAGTCCTGATTATGGGCGTGACAGAAGCCCTGTGTATGATAGGTACAACGGCCCATCGTATGACAGGGGCAAGAGTCCTGATTATGGCAGATTCCGAAG CAGGTCGCCTGTTCGAAGATGA
- the LOC130997323 gene encoding calcium-binding protein KIC — MAASNPMKMEQNSEYEDLLPVMVDKLDGDAFVAELCGGFRLLADPSKGLITAASLQKNCALLGLEGMSRDDAEAMVQEGDLDGDGALNQTEFCILMVRLSPGMMEDAQTWLDKAIQGELHKSSS, encoded by the coding sequence ATGGCTGCTTCGAATCCTATGAAAATGGAACAAAATTCCGAGTACGAAGACTTGTTGCCGGTGATGGTGGACAAGCTCGATGGCGACGCCTTCGTGGCGGAGCTGTGCGGCGGATTCCGGCTGCTGGCGGATCCGAGCAAGGGGCTGATCACGGCGGCGAGCTTGCAGAAGAATTGCGCGCTTCTAGGGTTGGAAGGGATGAGCAGAGACGACGCGGAGGCGATGGTGCAGGAAGGCGATCTCGACGGCGATGGAGCTCTCAATCAAACGGAATTTTGCATTCTGATGGTCAGACTCAGCCCTGGGATGATGGAGGATGCTCAGACCTGGCTTGATAAGGCCATTCAAGGAGAGTTGCACAAATCCTCTTCTTGA
- the LOC130997325 gene encoding uncharacterized protein LOC130997325, with product MEFCPTCGNMLLYQLPHMGHAARFTCPTCPYVCNIEAQVKIKRHVRLVKKAIDPIFTKEDRKNFQETKESCPVCGHDKAGFIQLQTRSADEPMTIFYECRKCEFTWREG from the exons ATGGAGTTCTGCCCAACTTGCGGGAATATGCTGCTCTATCAGTTGCCACACATGGGGCACGCTGCCCGATTTACCTGTCCGACGTGCCCTTATGTATGCAACATAGAGGCTCAG GTTAAGATAAAGAGACATGTGCGTTTGGTTAAGAAGGCGATAGATCCTATTTTCACTAAAGAAGACCGCAAGAACTTCCAGGAAACTAAAG AGAGCTGCCCCGTATGCGGTCATGATAAAGCCGGATTCATTCAATTGCAGACTAGATCAGCAGATGAACCGATGACAATATTCTATGAATGCAGAAAGTGCGAATTCACTTGGAGAGAGGGCTAA
- the LOC130997324 gene encoding serine/threonine-protein kinase WNK8-like — translation MTGMSSGAGLRSGSGSAVRMSSGSGLGSPHPILSGSGNVEAQGILPSPSSARVNEARYREFEFVEKCTRSRYARYDEVLGKGAFKTVYKAFDQLDGIEVAWNRVKITDMLQSPEDLEKLYSEVHLLRQLKHVNIIKLYDAWIDDKKKTINMITELFTSGSLRQFRKRHKSVNMKAIKSWARQILQGLDYLHSQNPPVIHRDLKCDNIFVNGNQGEVKIGDLGLATIMQQPKAKSVIGTPEFMAPELYEEEYNELVDIYSFGMCLLEMVSMEYPYSECRNPAQIFKKVTSGILPAALGKVTSPEVKEFIQKCLVPAPQRLSAKELLKDPFLQVEQFGESIRDSLTIPDMIPRSFIPLNYGPHFMDIDPEYVSVESNNGTPPTSVLEFKRTHHNNEFRLRGNKNDDNSISLTLRIADKGGRVRNIHFQFYLDTDTALAVAAEMVEQLDLADHDVAFIAEFIDYLISRMLPDWKPSSDYSASRDKSGSGLTFVSDQWEAPLGESMSKQGNNNASIDRQICFPTARNLYGHPNHGLFTSPYFTITGNKSSLGSATSEIMGDYSSLKNETSSGAASEMEFRDQHYDECRTNETASVFSTGWPSMDRLTDNSDSSYSDQKVSKTGSFTSCCSTLNLLERDPDGDLKLELDAIEAQYQQWLQELARMRQEAIEAAKRRWMVKKKDVH, via the exons ATGACCGGAATGAGTTCAGGTGCGGGCTTGAGATCAGGCTCGGGCTCGGCCGTGCGGATGAGTTCGGGCTCGGGCTTGGGATCGCCGCATCCAATCCTAAGCGGAAGTGGGAATGTTGAAGCCCAAGGTATTTTGCCGTCACCAAGTTCTGCTCGTGTCAATGAGGCTCGTTACCGCGAGTTCgaatttgtggagaaatgcacCAGAAGTCGATATGCTCGG TATGATGAAGTTTTGGGCAAGGGTGCATTCAAGACTGT ATACAAGGCATTTGACCAACTTGATGGAATAGAAGTAGCTTGGAACCGAGTGAAAATAACTGACATGCTGCAGTCACCTGAAGATTTGGAAAAATTGTACTCTGAGGTTCATCTTCTTCGGCAGCTGAAGCATGTCAACATTATAAAGTTATACGATGCGTGGATTGATGACAAGAAGAAGACAATTAACATGATCACTGAGCTCTTCACATCTGGGAGCCTGAGACA ATTCCGGAAGAGGCACAAAAGTGTCAACATGAAGGCAATCAAGAGTTGGGCAAGGCAGATTCTCCAAGGCTTAGACTACCTTCACAGCCAAAACCCACCTGTTATTCATAGGGATTTGAAATGTGACAATATATTTGTCAATGGAAACCAAGGAGAAGTTAAGATAGGGGATCTTGGGCTGGCAACCATCATGCAACAGCCTAAGGCTAAAAGCGTCATTG GAACACCGGAGTTTATGGCTCCGGAGCTGTATGAAGAAGAATATAATGAACTAGTCGACATATATTCCTTTGGAATGTGCTTGTTGGAAATGGTCAGTATGGAATATCCTTACTCAGAATGCAGGAATCCAGCTCAAATATTTAAGAAGGTCACATCT GGTATCTTACCTGCTGCTCTCGGAAAAGTGACTTCTCCAGAGGTGAAAGAATTCATTCAAAAATGCCTGGTTCCGGCTCCTCAGAGGTTGTCTGCCAAGGAGCTGCTCAAGGATCCGTTCCTTCAAGTCGAGCAGTTTGGAGAATCCATTCGTGATTCATTGACTATACCTGATATGATTCCCAGATCTTTTATTCCATTGAACTACGGACCTCATTTCATGGATATAGACCCTGAATATGTCTCTGTAGAGTCGAATAATGGAACTCCTCCTACCTCCGTGCTGGAATTTAAACGGACTCATCATAACAACGAGTTCAGATTGAGGGGAAACAAGAATGATGACAACTCAATCTCACTGACCTTGCGAATTGCTGATAAGGGAG GCCGAGTGAGAAACATACACTTCCAATTCTACCTTGACACAGACACTGCCCTTGCCGTTGCAGCTGAGATGGTCGAGCAGCTAGATTTAGCCGATCATGATGTAGCCTTCATTGCTGAGTTCATTGATTACTTGATATCGAGAATGTTGCCCGACTGGAAGCCTTCGTCTGATTACTCTGCCAGCCGCGATAAAAGTGGGAGCGGCCTAACCTTTGTGTCGGACCAGTGGGAGGCGCCGTTGGGTGAATCGATGAGCAAGCAAGGAAACAATAATGCCTCCATTGATCGTCAGATTTGTTTCCCAACAGCTCGCAACTTGTACGGCCACCCCAATCATGGGTTGTTCACATCTCCATATTTTACGATTACAGGAAACAAATCATCACTGGGGTCAGCGACATCTGAGATCATGGGAGATTATTCCTCATTGAAGAATGAAACGTCTAGTGGCGCAGCCTCTGAGATGGAGTTCAGAGATCAGCACTACGACGAATGCCGGACAAACGAGACAGCGAGTGTTTTCAGCACAGGATGGCCGTCGATGGACCGTTTGACGGACAACTCGGATTCGAGTTACTCCGATCAGAAAGTTTCAAAGACTGGGAGCTTTACGAGCTGTTGTTCGACGTTGAATCTGCTCGAGAGGGACCCAGATGGCGATCTCAAGTTGGAACTCGATGCGATCGAGGCGCAGTATCAGCAATGGCTTCAAGAACTCGCTAGGATGAGGCAGGAGGCGATAGAGGCCGCCAAGAGACGATGGATGGTGAAAAAGAAAGATGTTCATTGA
- the LOC130998255 gene encoding uncharacterized protein LOC130998255, whose translation MENVCLDIYVECRSLGDDIDDALDPNDGFNDFDVDGGKHMNTKEGMEGLEALEPNYGKGLEGLQTDCVQDMENEIGMRNSNEGWDVSEYEKSDDSIYEVEDAKKIGDMEKKLQYNKECDHKKLKLQLGMRFTDVAECKDAVKLWAIVNGHNIKWVKSEEYRIQAKCEPGCPWKLYASKLTREPTCVIKRYVGKHECVRPIHHRQVTSVWIANHFLERLKTNPMLKALELQRELIKKYQVRAPLLKCYRAKKKAMDILHVTLEGHYAKIRSYLTELQKRDREGTFLLKTYLNNQEKPVFQRVYLGFSALRKGFFIGCRRFISFDACFLKTTVGGALLAAISKDYNHKMDPLAWAVVEKENEESWMWFMEKLFEDLRIVDGFGWTFMSDKQKFKSATPSPKSDDVAAHLGGAAFVRSSMQMLTNI comes from the coding sequence ATGGAAAATGTATGTCTTGATATTTATGTTGAGTGTAGGAGTTTAGGTGATGATATTGATGATGCTTTGGATCCTAATGATGGGTTTAATGATTTTGATGTTGATGGTGGGAAGCATATGAATACTAAGGAGGGTATGGAAGGTTTGGAGGCTTTAGAACCCAATTATGGGAAGGGTTTGGAGGGCTTGCAAACTGATTGTGTTCAGGATATGGAGAACGAAATAGGTATGAGAAATTCAAATGAGGGTTGGGATGTATCTGAATACGAGAAATCCGATGATTCTATTTATGAAGTTGAAGATGCCAAGAAAATTGGAGATATGGAAAAGAAGTTGCAATACAATAAGGAGTGTGATCATAAGAAACTAAAATTGCAACTTGGCATGCGATTCACCGACGTAGCAGAATGCAAGGATGCAGTGAAGTTGTGGGCGATTGTGAATGGGCATAACATAAAATGGGTAAAATCTGAAGAGTACAGAATACAAGCAAAGTGTGAACCAGGTTGCCCGTGGAAATTGTATGCTAGCAAATTAACTCGTGAACCAACATGTGTTATCAAGAGATATGTTGGAAAACACGAATGTGTGAGGCCCATTCACCATAGACAAGTTACTTCGGTATGGATAGCAAATCATTTTTTGGAACGACTAAAAACTAATCCTATGTTGAAGGCTCTAGAATTGCAACGGGAACTGATAAAGAAATATCAAGTTCGAGCTCCACTGTTGAAGTGCTATAGGGCGAAGAAAAAAGCCATGGACATTTTACATGTAACTCTTGAGGGCCACTACGCAAAGATTCGGTCATATCTTACGGAGTTGCAAAAAAGAGATAGAGAGGGCACTTTCTTATTGAAAACATACTTGAACAATCAAGAAAAACCAGTTTTTCAGCGTGTATACTTGGGTTTCTCAGCACTTCGTAAAGGTTTCTTCATTGGATGCAGAAgatttatatcatttgatgcTTGTTTTTTGAAGACCACAGTTGGAGGGGCTTTACTTGCTGCAATATCGAAGGATTACAATCACAAGATGGACCCATTAGCTTGGGCAGTTGTTGAGAAAGAGAATGAAGAGTCGTGGATGTGGTTTATGGAGAAACTTTTTGAAGACCTTAGGATTGTTGATGGATTTGGATGGACCTTTATGAGT